A portion of the Streptomyces sp. YPW6 genome contains these proteins:
- the arsB gene encoding ACR3 family arsenite efflux transporter codes for MSAPATAPVAARLSFVDRYLAVWILVAMAAGLGLGRLVPGLGDVLARVTVTGMSLPIALGLLVMMYPVLAKVRYDRLGTVTGDRRLLIPSLVLNWVLGPALMFALAWIFLPDLPEFRTGLIIVGLARCIAMVIIWNDLACGDREAAAVLVALNSVFQVFAFSLLGWFYLSVLPGWLGLEQTVLDVSVWEIARSVLIFLGIPLAAGFLTRRLGEKAKGRTWYETRLIPRIGPFALYGLLFTIVVLFALQGDAITSQPFDVARIALPLLVYFALMWAGSMALGKAVGLDYPKATTLAFTAAGNNFELAIAVSIATFGATSGQALAGVVGPLIEVPVLIGLVYVALAARRLFPGPDASPASPAVAPEGANRV; via the coding sequence GTGAGCGCTCCTGCCACCGCACCCGTCGCCGCGCGGCTGTCCTTCGTGGACCGCTACCTGGCGGTGTGGATCCTGGTCGCGATGGCGGCCGGTCTCGGTCTGGGCCGTCTCGTTCCCGGGCTCGGCGACGTGCTGGCGCGGGTCACCGTCACCGGGATGTCGCTGCCGATCGCTCTCGGGCTGCTCGTGATGATGTACCCGGTGCTGGCCAAGGTCCGCTACGACCGGCTGGGCACCGTCACCGGCGACCGCCGGCTCCTCATCCCCTCGCTGGTGCTGAACTGGGTGCTCGGACCGGCGCTGATGTTCGCCCTCGCCTGGATCTTCCTGCCGGACCTGCCGGAGTTCCGTACCGGCCTGATCATCGTCGGGCTCGCCCGCTGCATCGCCATGGTCATCATCTGGAACGACCTCGCCTGCGGGGACCGCGAGGCCGCGGCCGTCCTGGTCGCCCTCAACTCCGTCTTCCAGGTCTTCGCCTTCAGCCTGCTCGGCTGGTTCTACCTCTCGGTCCTGCCCGGCTGGCTCGGCCTGGAGCAGACGGTCCTGGACGTGTCGGTCTGGGAGATCGCCCGCAGCGTGCTGATCTTCCTCGGCATCCCGCTGGCCGCAGGGTTCCTGACCCGCCGTCTCGGTGAGAAGGCCAAGGGCCGCACCTGGTACGAGACGAGGCTGATCCCGCGCATCGGGCCGTTCGCCCTGTACGGACTACTTTTCACCATCGTCGTGCTCTTCGCCCTCCAGGGTGACGCCATCACCTCCCAGCCCTTCGACGTCGCCCGGATCGCGCTGCCGCTCCTGGTGTACTTCGCGCTCATGTGGGCCGGATCCATGGCCCTGGGCAAGGCCGTCGGACTGGACTACCCGAAGGCCACGACGCTCGCGTTCACGGCCGCGGGCAACAACTTCGAGCTGGCCATCGCCGTGTCCATCGCCACCTTCGGCGCCACCAGCGGACAGGCCCTCGCCGGAGTGGTCGGCCCGCTCATCGAGGTGCCCGTCCTCATCGGCCTCGTGTACGTGGCGCTCGCCGCCCGCCGTCTCTTCCCCGGTCCCGACGCCTCCCCCGCGTCACCCGCCGTCGCCCCGGAAGGCGCCAACCGTGTCTGA
- a CDS encoding arsenate reductase ArsC — protein MSDTAKPSVLFVCVHNAGRSQMAAGFLAHLGGDRVLVRSAGSLPADQVNPAAVAAMAEVGIDITAAAPKVLTPEAVRTSDYVITMGCGDACPVFPGRTYLDWQLDDPAGKGVDAVRPIRDEIRRRVEALIAEISPR, from the coding sequence GTGTCTGACACCGCCAAGCCCTCGGTCCTGTTCGTCTGCGTCCACAACGCCGGACGCTCCCAGATGGCCGCCGGATTCCTCGCCCACCTCGGCGGCGACCGGGTCCTGGTCCGCTCCGCCGGATCCCTGCCCGCCGACCAGGTGAACCCGGCCGCCGTCGCGGCCATGGCCGAGGTCGGCATCGACATCACCGCCGCCGCCCCCAAGGTCCTCACCCCCGAGGCGGTCCGGACGTCCGACTACGTAATCACCATGGGCTGCGGCGACGCGTGCCCGGTCTTCCCCGGCAGGACGTACCTCGACTGGCAGCTGGACGATCCGGCGGGCAAGGGGGTCGATGCCGTCCGCCCGATCCGGGACGAGATCAGACGGCGCGTCGAGGCCCTGATCGCCGAGATCTCGCCTCGCTAG